A window of Corallococcus macrosporus DSM 14697 contains these coding sequences:
- a CDS encoding M50 family metallopeptidase: MRPHFHVAGFPVRIHPLFFLVALMTGWTLISEPARLALWVGIVFVSVLLHELGHALAFRRYGCSARIELHGMGGTTQTHEAAHLTHRQSAWVSFAGPGIGFLAGGLVWAASQLAPMGAPGGLADQGVRQFLWVNVGWGLFNLLPMQPLDGGHLLADLVRARSGYRHERKLLWVGIVTAVGVLGLAIGAKQVWLGMLALMLGVMNVEQLRRTPEVHPAEPRFVFQRRKASAPGAVSLPQRMDAPRGSAATVPLDEEDDLEGPHDPALVGELLLDSGLPELAVGSLQSAFTQAPLPRTGHALVRALLSTGRLQELASLLDSSHARQLSEDTLALISQHAGAAHEAVLTERLTALRHGRAPAPNEPR; the protein is encoded by the coding sequence ATGCGGCCCCATTTCCACGTGGCCGGCTTCCCGGTCCGGATCCACCCGCTCTTCTTCCTCGTCGCGCTGATGACGGGCTGGACGCTCATCTCCGAGCCCGCGCGGCTCGCGCTGTGGGTGGGCATCGTCTTCGTGTCGGTGCTGCTCCACGAGCTGGGGCACGCGCTGGCCTTCCGCCGCTACGGCTGCTCCGCGCGAATCGAGCTGCACGGGATGGGCGGCACCACGCAGACGCACGAGGCCGCGCACCTCACCCACCGGCAGTCGGCCTGGGTGAGCTTCGCCGGGCCGGGCATCGGCTTCCTCGCGGGGGGACTGGTCTGGGCCGCGTCACAGCTCGCCCCCATGGGCGCGCCCGGAGGGCTGGCGGACCAGGGCGTGCGGCAGTTCCTCTGGGTGAACGTCGGCTGGGGGCTCTTCAACCTGCTGCCCATGCAGCCCCTGGACGGCGGGCACCTGCTGGCGGACCTGGTGCGCGCGCGCAGCGGCTACCGCCATGAGCGGAAGCTGCTGTGGGTCGGCATCGTCACGGCGGTGGGGGTGCTGGGGCTGGCCATCGGGGCGAAGCAGGTCTGGCTCGGGATGCTCGCGCTGATGCTGGGGGTGATGAACGTCGAGCAGCTCCGCCGGACGCCGGAGGTCCACCCCGCCGAGCCGCGCTTCGTCTTCCAGCGCCGGAAGGCGTCCGCCCCGGGCGCCGTCTCCCTCCCCCAACGGATGGACGCGCCGAGGGGCAGCGCCGCCACCGTCCCCCTCGACGAGGAGGACGACCTGGAGGGCCCGCACGACCCGGCCCTGGTGGGCGAGCTGCTCCTGGACAGCGGGCTGCCGGAGCTGGCCGTGGGCTCGCTCCAGTCCGCCTTCACCCAGGCGCCCCTGCCGCGCACCGGCCACGCGCTGGTGCGGGCCCTGCTGAGTACCGGCCGGCTCCAGGAGCTGGCGTCGCTGCTGGACAGCTCCCACGCCCGGCAGCTCTCCGAGGACACCCTGGCCCTCATCTCCCAGCACGCCGGAGCGGCCCACGAGGCCGTCCTCACCGAGCGCCTCACCGCTCTGCGTCATGGCCGGGCTCCTGCCCCCAATGAGCCCCGCTGA
- a CDS encoding thiamine pyrophosphate-dependent dehydrogenase E1 component subunit alpha — protein MSRPRLIKESSEASAPLERELLVRIHDLMVKTRVLEERLIQMYKQGHGYFWIGGPGEEAFNVSLGLLMKKGQGPEFDYLHAHYRQSGTLLALGEEPIGSLRQMKNTATDPYSGGRNFAGHYSARKLNVAPVSSPIEVQYAIAPGTAMVQKRHGGDGITIVTGGDAGTAEGDFASCLVWSSRPANPLPILIIVTNNKWGISTSAEGQHGEPRVSERGKAFGIRSKTINGNDAVEAYTELREAMAYVRTERKPFLLEANVSRLYGHSSASGANYVGTEVDCLKEFEAKLEKEGILTREQMDTLRSNYTEEMAAAARQVRDEPQPDPESIWKHIFAEDK, from the coding sequence GTGTCTCGTCCCCGACTCATCAAAGAATCCTCAGAAGCGTCCGCGCCGCTCGAGCGGGAGCTGCTGGTCCGCATCCATGACCTCATGGTGAAGACGCGCGTCCTCGAGGAGCGTCTCATCCAGATGTACAAGCAGGGCCACGGATACTTCTGGATCGGCGGCCCCGGCGAGGAGGCGTTCAACGTCTCCCTGGGCCTGCTCATGAAGAAGGGCCAGGGCCCCGAGTTCGACTATCTGCATGCCCACTACCGCCAGTCCGGCACGCTGCTCGCGCTGGGCGAGGAGCCCATCGGTTCGCTGCGGCAGATGAAGAACACGGCCACGGACCCGTACTCCGGCGGCCGCAACTTCGCGGGCCACTACTCCGCCCGGAAGCTCAACGTGGCGCCGGTGTCCTCGCCCATCGAGGTGCAGTACGCCATCGCGCCGGGCACGGCCATGGTGCAGAAGCGCCACGGCGGTGACGGCATCACCATCGTCACCGGCGGTGACGCGGGCACGGCCGAGGGCGATTTCGCCTCGTGCCTGGTGTGGAGCAGCCGCCCCGCCAACCCGCTGCCCATCCTCATCATCGTCACCAACAACAAGTGGGGCATCTCCACGTCGGCGGAGGGCCAGCACGGCGAGCCGCGCGTCAGTGAGCGCGGCAAGGCCTTTGGCATCCGCAGCAAGACCATCAACGGCAACGACGCCGTGGAGGCCTACACCGAGCTGCGCGAGGCCATGGCCTATGTGCGCACGGAGCGCAAGCCCTTCCTCCTGGAGGCCAACGTGTCGCGCCTCTACGGCCACTCCTCCGCCTCCGGCGCCAACTACGTGGGCACCGAGGTGGACTGCCTCAAGGAGTTCGAGGCGAAGCTGGAGAAGGAAGGCATCCTGACGCGCGAGCAGATGGACACGCTGCGCAGCAACTACACCGAGGAGATGGCCGCCGCCGCCCGTCAGGTGCGCGACGAGCCACAGCCCGACCCCGAATCCATCTGGAAGCACATCTTCGCGGAGGACAAGTAA
- a CDS encoding alpha-ketoacid dehydrogenase subunit beta, giving the protein MANMAQAIRMALHYAEEHLGVTDIFGEDVGAPLGGVFTCTQGLKTTWNSPLDERGIIGAAMGIAMAGGRPVAEIQFCDYVYNTIDLLKLAGNTSWSTNGDWNLPMVVRTPVGSGIRGSIYHSHSFDATMTHIAGWKVVMPSTPLDAYGLLITACQDKNPVMFLEPKALLRVKGEERIPGEPDDDRALSKLIDAPLGDRSQWKPQWPAGLEAYAVPFGKGKVVREGTQLTVVSYGRTLPLCAKAAETLAADGISAEVIDLRSLWPYDWELIKASVQKTGRVLFVNEDTEVTNFGEHLVRRTVEELFYSLLAPPRLLAGKFLPGIGLADALEMASVPQLGDITTAIRSLAAEQP; this is encoded by the coding sequence ATGGCGAACATGGCACAGGCCATCCGCATGGCCCTGCACTACGCCGAGGAGCACCTGGGCGTCACCGACATCTTCGGCGAGGACGTGGGCGCCCCCCTGGGCGGCGTCTTCACCTGCACGCAGGGCCTGAAGACGACGTGGAACTCCCCCCTGGACGAGCGCGGCATCATCGGCGCGGCCATGGGCATCGCCATGGCCGGCGGCCGGCCGGTGGCGGAGATCCAGTTCTGCGACTACGTCTACAACACCATCGACCTGCTGAAGCTGGCGGGCAACACGAGCTGGTCCACCAACGGGGACTGGAACCTGCCCATGGTGGTGCGCACGCCGGTGGGCAGCGGCATCCGCGGGTCCATCTACCACTCGCACTCCTTCGACGCGACGATGACCCACATCGCCGGGTGGAAGGTGGTGATGCCCTCCACGCCGCTGGACGCGTACGGGCTGCTCATCACCGCGTGTCAGGACAAGAACCCCGTCATGTTCCTGGAGCCCAAGGCGCTGCTGCGCGTGAAGGGCGAGGAGCGGATTCCGGGCGAGCCGGATGACGACCGCGCGCTGTCGAAGCTCATCGACGCGCCGCTGGGGGACCGCTCCCAGTGGAAGCCGCAGTGGCCGGCGGGCCTGGAGGCGTACGCGGTGCCCTTCGGCAAGGGCAAGGTGGTCCGCGAGGGCACGCAGCTCACCGTGGTGAGCTACGGCCGCACGCTGCCCCTGTGCGCCAAGGCCGCGGAGACGCTGGCCGCGGACGGCATCAGCGCGGAGGTCATCGACCTGCGCTCGCTGTGGCCCTACGACTGGGAGCTCATCAAGGCCTCCGTCCAGAAGACGGGCCGCGTCCTCTTCGTCAACGAGGACACCGAGGTGACGAACTTCGGCGAGCACCTGGTGCGCCGCACGGTGGAGGAGCTGTTCTATTCGCTGCTGGCGCCGCCTCGCCTGCTCGCCGGCAAGTTCCTGCCCGGCATCGGCCTGGCGGACGCGCTGGAGATGGCGTCGGTGCCCCAGTTGGGTGACATCACCACCGCCATCCGCTCGCTGGCGGCGGAGCAGCCGTAA
- a CDS encoding GNAT family N-acetyltransferase gives MASLLKELGYPQGTDQQTVHWVVSHPEIEIFVAVDPQDKPVGMVSFSHRPQLRLRGRAATIDELVVTEAWRRRGVGRALIRQILERCKVLSAKQLQLVSPMATTPETRNFYTACGFSEIDSGVFRHVETESPR, from the coding sequence ATGGCGTCACTCCTGAAAGAGCTGGGCTATCCCCAGGGGACGGACCAGCAGACGGTGCATTGGGTCGTCAGCCACCCGGAGATTGAAATCTTCGTGGCCGTGGACCCGCAGGACAAGCCCGTGGGCATGGTGTCCTTCTCCCACCGGCCCCAGCTCCGGCTGCGCGGACGCGCGGCCACCATCGACGAGCTGGTGGTGACGGAGGCCTGGCGCCGCCGCGGCGTGGGCCGCGCGCTCATCCGGCAGATTCTGGAGCGCTGCAAGGTGCTGAGCGCGAAGCAGCTCCAGCTCGTGTCGCCCATGGCGACCACGCCGGAGACGCGCAACTTCTATACGGCGTGTGGCTTCTCCGAAATCGACTCGGGCGTGTTCCGCCACGTGGAGACGGAGTCCCCGCGCTAG
- a CDS encoding TIGR02266 family protein has product MTTKPADDMESGDAAAYANRRADERVAARFEVRFNQTQDAARALRAYSLNISAGGLCLLTRKSYDVGSHVRLSMVIEGEEFHLTGVIAWVRDEAEAIGVRFTDMSDEDRARLQRVVDSFKR; this is encoded by the coding sequence ATGACAACCAAGCCGGCGGATGACATGGAGAGCGGGGATGCAGCCGCCTACGCGAACCGGCGGGCGGATGAGCGCGTGGCGGCGCGGTTCGAGGTCCGCTTCAACCAGACGCAGGACGCGGCGCGAGCGCTGCGCGCGTACTCCCTCAACATCTCCGCGGGCGGCCTGTGCCTGCTGACGCGGAAGTCCTACGACGTGGGCTCCCACGTCCGGCTGTCCATGGTCATTGAAGGCGAGGAGTTCCACCTCACCGGCGTCATCGCCTGGGTGCGCGACGAGGCCGAGGCCATTGGCGTGCGCTTCACGGACATGAGCGACGAGGACCGGGCCCGGCTCCAGCGCGTGGTGGACAGCTTCAAGCGGTAG